The following proteins are encoded in a genomic region of Micromonospora olivasterospora:
- the pyrE gene encoding orotate phosphoribosyltransferase, with protein sequence MEDHDDLRKFITDLAVVHGRVVLSSGREADWYVDLRRVTLHHGAAPLVGRALLDLTSDWEYEAVGGLTLGADPVALAMLHAASAIDRPLDAFVVRKAGKTHGLQRRIEGPDVAGRRVLAVEDTSTTGGSVLTAVEALREAGAEVVGVAVIVDRGAGDAVRAAGLPYRAAFTLADLGLVA encoded by the coding sequence ATGGAGGACCACGACGACCTGCGTAAATTCATCACCGACCTGGCCGTGGTCCACGGGCGGGTGGTGCTCTCCTCCGGCCGGGAGGCGGACTGGTACGTGGACCTGCGGCGCGTCACGCTCCATCACGGGGCGGCGCCGTTGGTCGGTCGGGCGCTGCTCGACCTGACCTCCGACTGGGAGTACGAGGCGGTCGGCGGTCTGACCCTGGGCGCCGACCCGGTGGCGCTCGCCATGCTGCACGCCGCGTCGGCGATCGATCGCCCGCTCGACGCGTTCGTGGTCCGCAAAGCGGGAAAGACACATGGACTGCAACGTCGCATCGAGGGACCTGACGTGGCCGGACGACGGGTATTGGCGGTCGAAGATACGTCTACGACGGGTGGCAGCGTGCTGACCGCGGTGGAGGCACTGCGTGAGGCCGGGGCCGAGGTCGTGGGCGTGGCGGTTATTGTTGATCGCGGCGCCGGGGACGCGGTACGAGCCGCCGGACTGCCCTATCGGGCGGCCTTTACGTTGGCTGACCTCGGCCTTGTGGCCTAA
- a CDS encoding cation:proton antiporter: MHETTTLLIEVGALLFLLGLLGRLGRRIGLSPIPLYLLAGLVFGHGGVLPLAASEEFFAVGAEIGVILLLVMLGLEYSAGELVGNLRSAAPAGLIDGVLNALPGAAFALLLGWNWVAAVVLAGITWVSSSGVIAKVLADLGRLGNRETPVVLSVLVIEDLAMALYLPLLTAVLAGTGLLGGGIALAVAVGTVLLVLVVAIRYGHLISSALSAKDPEALLLGVLGLTLLVAGVAAKLQVSAAVGAFLVGIALSGPVAHHATEMLSPLRDLFAAVFFLFFGLVTDPRDIPPVLLPALGLAVVTMGTKTLTGYLAARRVGIKEPGRWRAGLALVPRGEFSIVIAGLAVAAGSVEPRLAALATAYVLITVVTGPMLARLPDFAWFKQWLRQRAARQRMEAAVTATTD, encoded by the coding sequence ATGCACGAGACCACAACACTGCTCATCGAGGTCGGGGCCCTGCTGTTCCTGCTGGGGCTCCTCGGCCGGCTCGGCCGCCGGATCGGCCTCTCGCCCATTCCGCTCTACCTGCTCGCCGGGCTCGTCTTCGGGCACGGCGGTGTGTTGCCGCTCGCCGCCAGCGAGGAGTTCTTCGCCGTCGGCGCCGAGATCGGCGTGATCCTGCTGCTGGTCATGCTCGGCCTGGAGTACTCGGCCGGTGAGCTGGTCGGCAACCTCCGCTCGGCGGCACCCGCCGGGCTGATCGACGGGGTGCTCAACGCGCTGCCCGGCGCGGCCTTCGCCCTGCTGCTCGGCTGGAACTGGGTGGCCGCCGTCGTACTGGCCGGCATCACCTGGGTCTCCTCGTCCGGGGTGATCGCCAAGGTGCTGGCCGACCTGGGCCGGCTGGGTAACCGGGAGACCCCGGTCGTCCTGTCGGTGCTGGTCATCGAGGACCTGGCGATGGCGCTGTACCTGCCGCTGCTCACCGCCGTGCTCGCCGGCACCGGCCTGCTGGGCGGCGGCATCGCGCTCGCCGTGGCGGTCGGCACGGTGCTGCTCGTGCTGGTGGTCGCGATCCGGTACGGCCACCTGATCTCCTCGGCCCTGTCGGCCAAGGACCCGGAGGCGCTGCTGCTCGGCGTGCTCGGGCTGACCCTGCTGGTCGCCGGTGTCGCGGCCAAGCTCCAGGTGTCGGCGGCGGTCGGCGCGTTCCTCGTCGGCATCGCCCTCTCGGGGCCGGTCGCGCACCACGCGACCGAGATGCTCTCCCCGCTGCGGGACCTCTTCGCCGCGGTCTTCTTCCTCTTCTTCGGGCTGGTCACCGACCCGCGGGACATCCCGCCGGTGCTGCTGCCGGCGCTCGGGCTGGCCGTGGTGACCATGGGCACGAAGACGCTGACCGGCTACCTGGCCGCCCGGCGCGTGGGCATCAAGGAACCCGGCCGGTGGCGGGCCGGCCTGGCCCTGGTGCCGCGCGGGGAGTTCTCCATCGTCATCGCGGGGCTCGCCGTGGCCGCCGGCAGCGTCGAGCCCAGGCTGGCGGCGCTGGCGACGGCGTACGTGCTGATCACCGTGGTGACCGGGCCGATGCTGGCCCGGCTGCCGGACTTCGCCTGGTTCAAGCAGTGGCTGCGGCAGCGGGCCGCCCGCCAGCGGATGGAGGCGGCGGTCACCGCCACCACCGACTGA
- the clpB gene encoding ATP-dependent chaperone ClpB, translating to MNTERLTTKSRETITGAVALANQRGHATVEPWHLLLSLLGTEGSTAAGLLRAVGADSAELRRVAQRTVDALPAARGSSIAEPTLAREFVNAIGAAEQIARPLGDEYTSTEHLLAGLARVGGAVSVALRNAGATEENLVAAFPTVRGGDRRVTSADPEQTYQALAKYGVDLTASARAGKVDPVIGRDAEIRRVIQVLSRRTKNNPVLIGEPGVGKTAIVEGLAQRIVAGDVPESLRDKKLVSLDLGAMVAGAQYRGQFEERLKSVLEEIKNSDGQVITFLDELHTVVGAGKGEGSMDAGNMLKPMLARGELRMVGATTLDEYREHIEKDPALERRFQPVLVGEPTIEDTIGILRGLKERYEVHHGVRITDAALVAAAALSDRYITDRFLPDKAIDLVDESASRLRMEIDSRPVEVDEIERAVRRLEIEEMALAKEPDAASAERLERLRKELADKREQLTALSDRWKLEKDHITKLSTTKEELERLGGEAERAERDGELERAAELRYGRIPALKAELKQAEEELARLQADGAMLKEEVGADDIAAVVASWTGIPAGRLLEGETAKLLRMEESLGGRVVGQSEAVSAVSDAVRRARAGVADPDRPTGSFLFLGPTGVGKTELAKALAEFLFDDERAMVRIDMSEYGEKHSVARLVGAPPGYVGYEEGGQLTEAVRRRPYSVVLLDEVEKAHPDVFDVLLQVLDDGRLTDGQGRTVDFRNSILILTSNLGSSVISDLTMAEEQRREGVLAVVRSHFKPEFLNRLDDIVVFAGLRGDDLRAIVDIQLDRMRRRLADRRLGLEITEAARGWLAEHGYDPIYGARPLRRLVQSAIGDQLARALLSGTVRDGDTVRVDLTDNKDGLTVTAA from the coding sequence ATGAACACGGAACGTCTCACCACCAAGAGCCGCGAAACGATCACCGGTGCCGTCGCCCTGGCGAACCAGCGCGGTCACGCCACCGTGGAGCCCTGGCACCTGCTGCTGTCGCTGCTGGGCACCGAGGGCTCGACTGCCGCCGGCCTGCTGCGCGCCGTCGGCGCCGACTCCGCCGAGCTGCGCCGGGTCGCCCAGCGCACGGTCGACGCCCTGCCCGCCGCGCGCGGCTCCAGCATCGCCGAGCCCACCCTGGCCCGGGAGTTCGTCAACGCCATCGGTGCCGCCGAGCAGATCGCCCGCCCGCTGGGCGACGAGTACACCTCGACCGAGCACCTGCTCGCCGGCCTGGCCCGGGTCGGCGGCGCGGTCTCCGTCGCGCTGCGCAACGCCGGCGCGACCGAGGAGAACCTGGTGGCCGCCTTCCCGACCGTCCGGGGCGGGGACCGGCGGGTCACCAGCGCCGACCCCGAGCAGACCTACCAGGCCCTGGCCAAGTACGGCGTCGACCTGACCGCCAGCGCCCGCGCGGGGAAGGTCGACCCGGTGATCGGCCGGGACGCCGAGATCCGCCGGGTCATCCAGGTGCTGTCCCGGCGTACCAAGAACAACCCGGTGCTGATCGGCGAGCCCGGCGTCGGCAAGACCGCGATCGTCGAGGGCCTGGCCCAGCGCATCGTGGCCGGCGACGTGCCCGAGTCGCTGCGGGACAAGAAGCTGGTCTCGCTCGACCTCGGCGCGATGGTGGCCGGCGCGCAGTACCGCGGCCAGTTCGAGGAGCGGCTGAAGTCCGTCCTGGAGGAGATCAAGAACTCCGACGGTCAGGTCATCACGTTCCTCGACGAGTTGCACACCGTGGTCGGCGCCGGCAAGGGCGAGGGCTCGATGGACGCCGGCAACATGCTCAAGCCGATGCTCGCGCGCGGCGAGCTGCGCATGGTCGGCGCGACCACGCTGGACGAGTACCGCGAGCACATCGAGAAGGATCCGGCGCTGGAGCGCCGCTTCCAGCCGGTGCTGGTCGGCGAGCCGACGATCGAGGACACCATCGGCATCCTGCGCGGACTCAAGGAACGCTACGAGGTGCACCACGGCGTGCGGATCACCGACGCCGCGCTGGTCGCTGCCGCCGCCCTGTCCGACCGCTACATCACCGACCGGTTCCTGCCCGACAAGGCGATCGACCTGGTCGACGAGTCGGCGTCCCGGCTGCGCATGGAGATCGACTCCCGCCCGGTCGAGGTGGACGAGATCGAGCGGGCCGTGCGCCGCCTGGAGATCGAGGAGATGGCGCTGGCGAAGGAGCCGGACGCCGCCTCCGCCGAGCGGCTGGAGCGGCTGCGCAAGGAGCTGGCCGACAAGCGCGAGCAGCTCACGGCGCTGTCCGACCGCTGGAAGCTGGAGAAGGACCACATCACCAAGCTCTCCACCACCAAGGAGGAGCTGGAGCGGCTCGGCGGCGAGGCCGAGCGGGCCGAGCGCGACGGCGAGCTGGAGCGGGCCGCCGAGCTGCGGTACGGCCGCATTCCCGCGCTCAAGGCGGAGCTGAAGCAGGCCGAGGAGGAACTGGCCCGGCTCCAGGCCGACGGAGCGATGCTGAAGGAGGAGGTCGGCGCGGACGACATCGCGGCCGTCGTCGCCTCCTGGACCGGCATCCCCGCCGGCCGGCTGCTCGAAGGCGAGACGGCGAAGCTGCTCCGGATGGAGGAGTCGCTGGGCGGCCGCGTGGTCGGCCAGTCCGAGGCGGTGTCGGCCGTCTCCGACGCGGTCCGCCGCGCCCGGGCCGGCGTCGCCGACCCGGACCGCCCGACCGGCAGCTTCCTCTTCCTCGGGCCGACCGGCGTGGGCAAGACCGAGCTGGCCAAGGCCCTGGCCGAGTTCCTGTTCGACGACGAGCGGGCCATGGTCCGCATCGACATGAGCGAGTACGGCGAGAAGCACTCCGTCGCCCGCCTGGTCGGCGCCCCGCCCGGGTACGTCGGCTACGAGGAGGGCGGCCAGCTCACGGAGGCGGTGCGCCGCCGGCCGTACTCGGTGGTGCTGCTGGACGAGGTGGAGAAGGCCCACCCGGACGTCTTCGACGTGCTGCTCCAGGTGCTCGACGACGGCCGGCTCACCGACGGCCAGGGGCGTACCGTCGACTTCCGCAACTCGATCCTGATTCTCACCTCCAACCTGGGGTCGTCGGTGATCAGCGACCTGACGATGGCCGAGGAGCAGCGCCGCGAGGGGGTGCTGGCGGTCGTGCGTTCGCACTTCAAGCCGGAGTTCCTCAACCGCCTCGACGACATCGTGGTCTTCGCCGGCCTGCGGGGCGACGACCTGCGCGCCATCGTGGACATCCAGCTCGACCGGATGCGGCGGCGGCTCGCCGACCGCCGGCTCGGCCTGGAGATCACCGAGGCGGCCCGGGGCTGGCTCGCCGAGCACGGGTACGACCCGATCTACGGCGCCCGCCCGCTGCGCCGGCTGGTGCAGTCCGCCATCGGCGACCAGCTCGCCAGGGCGCTGCTCTCGGGTACGGTCCGCGACGGCGACACGGTCAGGGTCGACCTGACCGACAACAAGGACGGCCTGACGGTCACCGCCGCCTGA
- a CDS encoding SDR family NAD(P)-dependent oxidoreductase, protein MAEQVPAERRALVTGATSGIGAEFARRLAADGWALVLVARDAARLAQVAAELTDQHGHLVEVLPADLSTDDGCAAVESRLRDGSPVELLVNNAGISLNQPFLRSSVSDEERLLRLNVHAVLRLTLAAVGPMTRRGHGAVINVSSVAGFAPVMPGSTYPASKAWVTAFSESVDLTTRRRGVRVMALCPGYTRTGAHERVGIDTSAMPGFLWLQPAQVVDEALRDLGKGRSVSVPSGRYKLAVAGMRYAPRSLLRRFARDTRGRGERRSG, encoded by the coding sequence GTGGCAGAGCAGGTACCCGCCGAGCGCCGCGCGCTGGTCACCGGGGCGACCAGCGGCATCGGCGCGGAGTTCGCCCGCCGGCTGGCCGCCGACGGATGGGCCCTCGTGCTGGTGGCCCGCGACGCCGCCCGGCTGGCCCAGGTCGCCGCCGAGCTGACCGACCAGCACGGTCACCTCGTCGAGGTCCTCCCGGCGGACCTGTCCACCGACGACGGTTGCGCCGCCGTGGAGTCCCGGCTGCGCGACGGCTCCCCGGTCGAGTTGCTGGTCAACAACGCCGGCATCAGCCTCAACCAGCCGTTCCTGCGCTCGTCCGTTTCGGACGAGGAGCGCCTGCTGCGGCTCAACGTGCACGCCGTGCTGCGGCTGACCCTGGCGGCGGTCGGCCCGATGACCCGGCGCGGGCACGGGGCAGTGATAAATGTCTCTTCGGTTGCGGGCTTCGCCCCGGTCATGCCCGGTTCGACGTACCCGGCGAGCAAGGCTTGGGTGACCGCCTTCAGCGAGTCCGTCGACCTCACCACTCGCCGCCGCGGGGTCCGGGTGATGGCGCTCTGCCCCGGCTACACCCGTACGGGTGCGCACGAGCGTGTCGGCATCGACACCTCCGCGATGCCGGGATTCCTGTGGCTGCAGCCGGCGCAGGTCGTCGACGAGGCCCTGCGTGACCTGGGAAAAGGCCGCTCGGTGAGCGTCCCCTCGGGGCGGTACAAGCTGGCCGTGGCCGGCATGCGGTACGCGCCCCGGAGTCTGCTGCGCCGGTTCGCCCGGGACACCCGCGGTCGCGGCGAGCGTCGTTCGGGCTGA
- a CDS encoding DUF350 domain-containing protein has protein sequence MQSLVTDLLVTLAYGVVGVVLMGIGYVLVDVATPGKLHELIWTERNRNAALLLASNLAGVGTIVVAAIAASADDFVLGLVGAAAYGIVGLVIMAAAFVLLDVATPGRLGKILVDPEPHPAVWVSAVVHLATGAIIAAAIS, from the coding sequence GTGCAGTCCCTGGTCACCGACCTGCTGGTCACGCTCGCCTACGGCGTGGTCGGCGTCGTCCTGATGGGCATCGGCTACGTCCTGGTCGACGTCGCCACCCCCGGCAAGCTCCACGAGCTGATCTGGACCGAGCGCAACCGCAACGCCGCGCTGCTGCTCGCCTCGAACCTGGCCGGGGTCGGCACCATCGTGGTCGCCGCGATCGCCGCCAGCGCGGACGACTTCGTCCTCGGCCTGGTCGGCGCGGCCGCGTACGGGATCGTCGGCCTGGTCATCATGGCGGCGGCGTTCGTGCTGCTCGACGTGGCCACCCCGGGCCGGCTCGGGAAGATCCTGGTCGACCCCGAGCCGCACCCGGCGGTCTGGGTGTCCGCGGTGGTGCACCTGGCCACCGGCGCGATCATCGCGGCGGCGATCAGCTGA
- a CDS encoding ArsR/SmtB family transcription factor: MEYVGTALAEMTMPQISPLAGEPIERADAERLAGVLKALADPARLRLLSLIQSAPEGEACVCDLTAPLGLSQPTVSHHLRILTEAGLLEREKRGVWAYYRLVPTAIATIADLLTPPRKRGTKKAR, translated from the coding sequence ATGGAATACGTGGGAACTGCGTTGGCTGAAATGACCATGCCTCAGATCTCGCCGCTTGCCGGCGAGCCGATCGAACGTGCCGACGCCGAGCGTCTGGCGGGGGTCCTCAAGGCCCTCGCCGATCCCGCCCGGCTGCGGCTGCTCAGCCTGATCCAGTCGGCCCCCGAGGGCGAGGCCTGCGTGTGCGACCTGACCGCACCGCTCGGCCTGTCCCAGCCGACGGTCAGCCACCATCTGCGTATCCTCACCGAGGCCGGCTTGCTGGAGCGGGAGAAGCGCGGTGTGTGGGCGTACTACCGGCTGGTGCCGACCGCGATCGCCACGATCGCGGATCTGCTGACCCCGCCGCGCAAGCGGGGCACCAAGAAGGCCCGCTGA
- a CDS encoding DUF2617 family protein, with protein sequence MLVTLDAPYVDTRAADLSLALGDAERPALHVLDLDLPAGLRLRLRLLGASHQVVLRAVGAELTETVACLPGRPPELPATLLDAANGYRFAATVLRPPPGELRDRVGALRAELAGDPYALVGVFPGDVDAVTALAVRPDPPGGTVGWHTWHAYPQTNELVLTETAVVL encoded by the coding sequence GTGCTGGTCACCCTGGACGCCCCGTACGTCGACACCCGCGCCGCCGACCTCAGCCTCGCCCTCGGTGACGCCGAGCGCCCCGCGCTGCACGTGCTCGACCTCGACCTGCCCGCCGGGCTCCGGCTGCGCCTGCGCCTGCTCGGTGCCTCGCATCAGGTGGTGCTCCGCGCGGTGGGCGCCGAGCTGACCGAGACCGTCGCGTGCCTGCCCGGCCGGCCGCCGGAGCTGCCCGCCACGCTGCTCGACGCGGCGAACGGCTACCGGTTCGCCGCGACCGTGCTCCGCCCGCCGCCCGGAGAACTGCGCGACCGGGTCGGCGCCCTCCGCGCGGAGCTGGCCGGCGACCCGTATGCGCTGGTCGGGGTCTTCCCCGGCGACGTCGACGCGGTGACCGCGCTCGCGGTGCGGCCCGACCCGCCCGGCGGGACAGTCGGCTGGCACACCTGGCACGCGTACCCCCAGACCAACGAGCTGGTCCTGACCGAAACGGCGGTGGTCCTGTGA
- a CDS encoding polyamine aminopropyltransferase, with translation MTVDAPAATDGGRVAGRRWRLSRAAVLVAVFVCAACGLVYELALVALGSYLIGDTVGQASIVLGVMVFAMGVGALAAKPWQSRAAAAFAAIELTLALLGGLSVLGLYAAFAWLDLYGPALVGTAFVLGLLIGAEIPLLMVLLQRIREQSAGSAVADLFAADYVGALLGGLAFPFLLMPVFGQLKGALVVGAVNAVAGVALVFTVFRAELGRRARVALTAGSVVVALCLSYAWITARDFEVTARQQLYRDPVVHAERSRYQEIVLTRSVREAGHADTDLRLYLNGDLQFSSVDEYRYHEALAHPALNGPRGEVLVLGAGDGLVVREILRYGDVRRITVVDLDPAVVRLARTEPQLRRLNGDAFADPRVRVVNVDAFGWLRAATERFDVVVADLPDPDETATAKLYTVEFYALVRSVLAEGGRLVVQSGSPYFAPRSYWSIEASVREAGFATVPYHVDVPSFGDWGFVLAASGDVPPALALPADAPRLRFLDAGTLRSAANFPADRGRLDVPASTLLQPRVLEYARTEWRGY, from the coding sequence GTGACCGTCGACGCCCCGGCGGCGACGGACGGCGGCCGGGTCGCGGGACGCCGTTGGCGGCTGTCCCGCGCGGCGGTGCTGGTCGCGGTGTTCGTCTGCGCGGCCTGCGGCCTGGTGTACGAGCTGGCCCTGGTCGCGCTCGGCAGCTACCTGATCGGCGACACCGTCGGGCAGGCGTCGATCGTGCTCGGCGTGATGGTCTTCGCGATGGGCGTCGGCGCGCTCGCCGCCAAGCCGTGGCAGTCGCGGGCCGCCGCCGCGTTCGCCGCGATCGAGCTGACCCTCGCCCTGCTCGGCGGGCTCTCCGTGCTCGGCCTGTACGCCGCGTTCGCCTGGCTCGACCTGTACGGGCCGGCCCTCGTCGGCACCGCGTTCGTGCTCGGTCTGCTGATCGGCGCGGAGATTCCGCTGCTCATGGTGCTGCTGCAACGCATCCGCGAGCAGTCCGCCGGCAGCGCCGTGGCGGACCTCTTCGCCGCCGACTACGTCGGCGCGCTGCTGGGTGGGCTGGCCTTCCCGTTCCTGCTGATGCCGGTCTTCGGGCAGCTCAAGGGCGCGCTCGTGGTCGGGGCGGTGAACGCGGTGGCCGGCGTCGCGCTGGTCTTCACGGTCTTCCGGGCGGAGCTGGGCCGCCGGGCGCGCGTCGCGCTCACCGCCGGCTCCGTCGTGGTCGCCCTCTGCCTGTCGTACGCCTGGATCACCGCCCGCGACTTCGAGGTGACCGCCCGGCAGCAGCTCTACCGGGACCCGGTGGTGCACGCCGAGCGCAGCCGATACCAGGAGATCGTGCTGACCCGCTCCGTGCGCGAGGCCGGCCACGCCGACACCGACCTGCGGCTCTACCTCAACGGAGACCTCCAGTTCAGCTCGGTCGACGAGTACCGCTACCACGAGGCACTGGCGCACCCGGCGCTGAACGGCCCGCGGGGTGAGGTGCTGGTGCTCGGGGCGGGGGACGGGCTGGTCGTCCGGGAGATCCTGCGGTACGGCGACGTGCGCCGGATCACGGTCGTCGACCTCGACCCGGCGGTGGTGCGGCTCGCCCGCACCGAGCCGCAGCTACGCCGCCTCAACGGCGACGCGTTCGCCGATCCCCGGGTGCGGGTGGTCAACGTCGACGCGTTCGGCTGGCTGCGCGCCGCGACGGAGCGGTTCGACGTGGTGGTGGCCGACCTGCCCGACCCGGACGAGACGGCCACGGCCAAGCTCTACACCGTCGAGTTCTACGCGCTGGTCAGGTCGGTGCTCGCCGAGGGCGGCCGGCTGGTGGTGCAGTCCGGGTCGCCGTACTTCGCGCCCCGGTCGTACTGGTCGATCGAGGCGTCGGTGCGCGAGGCCGGCTTCGCCACCGTGCCGTACCACGTGGACGTGCCGAGCTTCGGCGACTGGGGCTTCGTGCTCGCCGCGTCGGGGGACGTGCCGCCTGCCCTGGCGCTGCCGGCCGACGCCCCCCGGCTGCGCTTCCTGGACGCCGGGACGCTGCGCTCGGCCGCGAACTTCCCCGCCGACCGGGGTCGGCTGGACGTGCCCGCGTCCACCCTGTTGCAGCCCCGGGTCCTGGAGTACGCCCGGACGGAGTGGCGCGGCTACTGA
- a CDS encoding DUF4247 domain-containing protein has translation MTYRRWFVVGAAFAVIGALIAAFAIFYGNFSPRGYVEDRYTRAVSRDIGADAVAYTSAKAPSQVAEEVTDAWQPADQYVDGSGVYLRYDDDSVVILPIAAGSLILLERLTTAYPRYHSTVGNHWGWGRGSTVRGGGPGSGK, from the coding sequence GTGACGTACCGACGGTGGTTCGTGGTCGGAGCGGCGTTCGCCGTCATCGGCGCGCTGATCGCCGCCTTCGCGATCTTCTACGGCAACTTCTCCCCCCGCGGCTACGTCGAGGACCGCTACACCCGGGCCGTCAGCCGGGACATCGGCGCCGACGCGGTCGCGTACACGTCGGCGAAGGCGCCGAGCCAGGTCGCCGAGGAGGTGACCGACGCCTGGCAGCCGGCCGACCAGTACGTCGACGGCAGCGGCGTCTACCTGCGCTACGACGACGACTCGGTGGTGATCCTGCCGATCGCCGCCGGCTCACTGATCCTGCTGGAACGGCTGACCACCGCCTACCCGCGTTACCACAGCACGGTGGGCAACCACTGGGGCTGGGGGCGGGGCAGCACGGTCCGCGGCGGTGGCCCCGGCTCCGGCAAGTGA
- a CDS encoding CPBP family intramembrane glutamic endopeptidase — protein sequence MRGRIEQRACRIPVVVAAELTLAWHVVLFALAELVGGLSASWFPDLGSALVNVGAAAATLAFAASMGWWRDAALGWPRPNRSWWYCLPVVAVTVSYATPGLTGPTNAFISTAVTMLAVGVAEESLSRGINQHVLASLGATRAAVWVGVLFGLGHALSGLWFERPWDDTVAQVISTTAYGFGLAALRWHLGTIWPLVVLHASDNLVQLRSPGAAPLWWQAAVALFFVGYGWWLIRRLPRRPADPVPSDDDSR from the coding sequence GTGCGTGGACGCATCGAGCAGCGGGCGTGCCGGATTCCGGTGGTTGTCGCGGCCGAGCTGACGCTGGCATGGCACGTCGTGCTGTTCGCCTTGGCGGAGCTTGTCGGTGGCCTTTCCGCCTCCTGGTTTCCGGACCTGGGCTCCGCACTGGTCAACGTTGGCGCCGCAGCTGCGACGCTCGCGTTCGCCGCATCGATGGGCTGGTGGCGCGATGCCGCCTTGGGCTGGCCGCGTCCCAATCGTTCGTGGTGGTACTGCCTGCCGGTCGTAGCCGTCACCGTGTCCTACGCCACTCCAGGCCTCACCGGGCCGACGAACGCATTCATCAGTACCGCCGTGACCATGCTGGCCGTCGGCGTCGCCGAAGAGTCGCTCAGCCGGGGTATCAACCAGCATGTGCTGGCCTCGCTCGGCGCAACGCGCGCGGCTGTCTGGGTGGGCGTGCTGTTCGGACTCGGGCACGCCCTGAGCGGCCTGTGGTTCGAACGTCCCTGGGACGACACGGTCGCACAGGTGATCAGCACCACCGCCTACGGGTTCGGGCTAGCAGCCTTGCGCTGGCACCTCGGCACGATATGGCCGCTGGTCGTGCTGCACGCCTCCGACAATCTCGTCCAGCTCCGCAGCCCGGGCGCAGCCCCACTGTGGTGGCAGGCAGCCGTTGCGCTGTTCTTCGTCGGATACGGCTGGTGGCTGATCCGACGCCTGCCCCGACGGCCTGCCGATCCAGTGCCGAGCGACGACGACTCACGGTAG
- a CDS encoding cation:proton antiporter regulatory subunit — protein sequence MRVRVEQTALPGIGMRHDLVTESGHRLGVVSHRNGRRDLVLYDPDDPDSCQADIPLTDDEAEALADILGASLMLGQLSGLREQAAGLLTEQIAIPAGSKYVNRRLGDTKARTRTSASIVAVLRRGEVIVSPDPTFRFDAGDVVVVVGTRQGLDGVSEILADSDPDG from the coding sequence GTGCGAGTACGTGTCGAACAGACTGCCCTACCCGGGATCGGAATGCGTCACGACCTGGTGACGGAATCCGGGCACCGGCTAGGCGTGGTCTCCCACCGCAATGGCCGCCGCGATCTTGTCCTGTACGACCCGGACGATCCCGACTCATGTCAGGCCGACATACCCCTCACCGACGACGAGGCGGAGGCGCTGGCCGACATCCTCGGCGCGTCGCTGATGCTCGGTCAGCTCTCCGGCCTGCGCGAGCAGGCGGCCGGGCTGCTCACCGAGCAGATCGCCATCCCGGCCGGCTCGAAGTACGTCAACCGGCGGCTGGGCGACACCAAGGCGCGCACCCGCACCAGCGCCTCGATCGTGGCCGTGCTCCGCCGCGGCGAGGTGATCGTCTCGCCGGACCCCACCTTCCGCTTCGACGCCGGTGACGTCGTGGTCGTGGTCGGCACCCGCCAGGGGCTCGACGGCGTGAGCGAGATCCTCGCCGACAGCGACCCGGACGGCTGA
- a CDS encoding DUF4178 domain-containing protein → MNGSVAYVVTALGCLVGVAGVVIAVVALRRSRTGRRPQAPGDPFRDRDADALRGDPRRLRPGDIVEVRGVSYAVRGSVRLDEGGWSWSEHLLDDAAGGRRWLSVEEDPDLELVLWTAEPSATLAPGAPTVDFDGRRFASHESGSARFTATGTTGLDPAGTMRYHDYRSPDGARLSFEAYGNAGWEVARGELLHRAEVMVYPQGDPGKVD, encoded by the coding sequence GTGAACGGTTCGGTGGCGTACGTGGTGACGGCGCTGGGGTGCCTCGTCGGGGTGGCCGGTGTCGTGATCGCCGTGGTGGCGCTGCGCAGGTCCCGCACCGGGCGCCGCCCGCAGGCACCCGGTGATCCGTTCCGCGACCGGGACGCCGACGCGCTGCGCGGTGACCCGCGACGGCTGCGCCCCGGCGACATCGTCGAGGTCCGCGGCGTGTCGTACGCGGTGCGCGGCTCGGTGCGGCTCGACGAGGGCGGATGGAGTTGGTCCGAGCATCTGCTCGACGACGCCGCGGGCGGCCGGCGCTGGCTCTCCGTGGAGGAGGACCCGGACCTGGAGCTGGTGCTCTGGACGGCGGAGCCGAGCGCCACGCTGGCCCCGGGCGCCCCGACCGTCGACTTCGACGGGCGCCGGTTCGCCAGCCACGAGTCCGGCTCCGCGCGCTTCACCGCCACCGGGACGACGGGCCTCGACCCGGCCGGCACCATGCGCTACCACGACTACCGCTCCCCGGACGGCGCCCGGCTCTCCTTCGAGGCGTACGGCAACGCGGGGTGGGAGGTCGCCCGGGGTGAGCTGCTGCACCGCGCCGAGGTGATGGTGTATCCGCAGGGCGACCCGGGCAAGGTGGACTGA